In one Candidatus Johnevansia muelleri genomic region, the following are encoded:
- the rpsL gene encoding 30S ribosomal protein S12, translating into MTTINQLVRIPRKKPINKSDVPALKSCPQKRGVCIRVYTTTPKKPNSALRKVCRVRLKNGFEVTSYIGGEGHNLQEHSSVLIRGGRVKDLPGVRYHTIRGVLDTLGVKNRKRGRSKYGTKSKS; encoded by the coding sequence ATGACTACAATTAACCAACTTGTACGTATACCACGTAAAAAACCTATTAATAAGAGTGATGTTCCCGCTCTTAAATCATGTCCACAAAAAAGAGGAGTGTGTATTAGAGTTTATACAACTACTCCAAAAAAACCCAATTCAGCATTACGTAAAGTATGTAGGGTTAGACTAAAAAATGGTTTTGAAGTAACTTCCTATATTGGTGGAGAAGGCCATAACCTTCAAGAACACTCGAGTGTATTAATTCGTGGGGGTAGGGTAAAAGATTTACCAGGTGTACGTTATCATACAATTCGTGGCGTTCTTGATACTTTAGGAGTTAAAAACAGAAAACGTGGACGTTCCAAATATGGTACAAAATCTAAATCATAA
- the rpsG gene encoding 30S ribosomal protein S7 yields MSRRRRKYTREILHDPKFQNLRISKFINHLMIDGKKSVAQKIIYSVITKLEGYNNIAPLNLFEKSIDTIKPFLEVKSRKVGGATYQIPVEVHPERSETLAMRWIIESARSRFEKKMVNRLYNEIIDILENKGNAIKKRDSAHRMAEANKAFSHVRF; encoded by the coding sequence ATGTCTAGACGTCGTAGAAAATATACTCGTGAAATTTTACATGATCCCAAATTTCAAAATTTACGTATATCTAAATTTATAAATCATTTAATGATTGATGGAAAAAAATCTGTTGCACAAAAAATAATTTACAGCGTAATTACTAAATTAGAGGGTTATAATAATATAGCACCATTAAATCTTTTTGAAAAATCAATAGATACTATTAAACCATTTTTGGAAGTTAAATCACGGAAGGTAGGTGGTGCTACCTATCAAATCCCAGTTGAAGTACATCCAGAAAGAAGTGAAACATTAGCAATGCGTTGGATAATTGAATCTGCTAGGTCACGTTTTGAAAAAAAAATGGTAAATCGACTTTATAATGAAATTATAGATATTTTAGAAAATAAAGGAAATGCTATAAAAAAACGTGACTCGGCTCATCGTATGGCTGAAGCTAATAAAGCATTTTCACATGTTCGATTTTAA
- the rplW gene encoding 50S ribosomal protein L23: MKQEIIFKALLGTHLSTKTNDFIKYNKYVFKVNKNLSKYEIKKSVEILFKTKVKKLNVLNIHKKNRSRFHNNISKRYSKAYITLAQGKILQYYNI; encoded by the coding sequence ATGAAGCAAGAAATCATTTTCAAAGCATTATTAGGAACACATCTTAGTACAAAAACTAATGATTTTATTAAATATAATAAATATGTCTTTAAAGTAAATAAAAATTTATCAAAATATGAAATAAAAAAATCGGTTGAAATACTTTTTAAAACTAAAGTAAAAAAATTAAATGTGCTAAATATACATAAAAAAAATAGAAGTCGCTTTCATAATAATATAAGTAAACGATATAGCAAAGCTTATATTACTTTAGCTCAAGGTAAAATATTACAATATTACAATATTTAA
- the fusA gene encoding Elongation factor G — MTRKTYINLYRNIGIVAHVDAGKTTTTERVLFYTGISHKMGEVHDGTATTDWMEQEQERGITITSAAVTTFWKGMNQQFDNHRINIIDTPGHVDFTIEVERSLRVLDGAVVVLCGSSGVQPQTETVWKQANKYEVPRIIFVNKMDRLGADLFRVVKQIKDRLKCNAVLIQINWGIEDNFKGIIDLIEMKAISWNDENKGMTYKLSTIPDYLYNLASIYRDNMIEAAAEASETLMEKYIETGELTKEEIKYGLRKRTLNNEIVLITCGSAFKNKGVQSVLDAIIEYLPSPFEVKAIEGEGEDSIIEKREAKDDAPFAALAFKIANDSFVGNLTFIRVYSGILKLGDSVYNSTKKKKERISRLVQMHANYREEIKEIFAGDIAACVGLKNTTTGDTLCAIDAKIILEKMDFPNPVISVAVEPKSKADQEKMINALNKLAKEDPSFKVKIEKETGQTIISGMGELHLDIIVDRMLREFQVEANIGKPQVAYRETIKEVVEQEGKFIRQSGGRGQFGHVWLRIEPLTEKDKNGNEEMIFKFQSKIVGGVVPKEYIPAIEKGAFERLQTGIIAGYPMINVKVTLFDGSYHDVDSNENAFKIASSIAIKEGAKRAGAILLEPIMLVEVITPDNFMGDVMGDLTRRRGLVQGIEDSPSGIIIRAMVPLGEMFGYATDLRSQTQGRASYSMEFAKYNEAPYSVVESLIKN; from the coding sequence GTGACACGTAAAACGTATATTAATCTTTATCGCAATATTGGTATTGTTGCTCATGTAGATGCTGGTAAAACAACTACTACTGAAAGAGTGCTTTTTTATACTGGTATTTCACATAAAATGGGTGAAGTGCATGATGGTACTGCTACTACTGATTGGATGGAGCAAGAGCAGGAGCGTGGTATTACTATTACTTCAGCTGCTGTTACAACTTTTTGGAAAGGAATGAATCAGCAATTTGATAATCATCGTATTAATATTATAGATACTCCAGGTCATGTTGATTTTACAATTGAAGTTGAACGATCTTTGCGTGTACTTGACGGTGCTGTGGTAGTATTATGTGGTTCTTCAGGGGTACAGCCACAAACTGAAACAGTTTGGAAACAAGCTAATAAATATGAAGTTCCACGTATTATTTTCGTAAATAAAATGGATCGATTGGGGGCTGATTTATTTCGTGTAGTAAAACAGATTAAAGACCGTCTAAAATGTAATGCTGTACTGATTCAAATAAATTGGGGAATAGAAGATAACTTTAAAGGCATTATTGATTTAATTGAAATGAAGGCTATTTCTTGGAATGATGAAAATAAAGGCATGACTTATAAATTAAGTACTATTCCAGATTATTTATATAATTTGGCTTCTATATATAGAGATAATATGATAGAAGCTGCTGCAGAAGCCTCTGAAACATTGATGGAAAAATATATCGAAACAGGTGAGCTAACTAAAGAAGAAATTAAATATGGATTACGGAAACGTACACTAAATAATGAAATTGTTTTAATAACATGTGGATCAGCTTTTAAAAATAAAGGAGTACAATCTGTTCTTGATGCTATAATAGAATATTTACCTTCTCCATTCGAGGTAAAGGCTATAGAAGGAGAAGGAGAGGATAGTATAATAGAAAAACGTGAAGCAAAAGATGATGCACCATTTGCAGCCCTGGCATTTAAAATAGCTAATGATTCTTTTGTAGGTAATTTGACTTTTATTAGGGTTTATTCTGGTATATTAAAATTAGGTGATAGTGTTTATAACTCTACTAAAAAAAAAAAAGAGCGTATTAGCAGGCTTGTTCAAATGCATGCTAATTACAGAGAAGAAATAAAAGAAATATTTGCTGGAGATATTGCTGCATGTGTTGGGCTTAAAAATACAACAACTGGAGATACACTATGTGCTATTGATGCAAAAATAATTTTAGAAAAAATGGATTTCCCTAATCCTGTTATTTCTGTTGCAGTTGAACCTAAATCGAAAGCTGATCAAGAAAAAATGATAAATGCTTTAAATAAACTTGCTAAAGAAGATCCTTCTTTTAAAGTTAAAATTGAAAAAGAAACAGGTCAAACAATTATTTCTGGTATGGGGGAGCTTCATCTAGACATTATTGTTGATAGAATGTTAAGAGAATTTCAAGTAGAAGCAAATATAGGTAAACCCCAAGTTGCTTATAGAGAAACTATCAAAGAAGTTGTTGAACAAGAAGGTAAATTTATACGTCAGTCTGGAGGGAGAGGCCAATTTGGTCATGTTTGGTTACGTATAGAGCCATTAACAGAAAAAGATAAAAATGGAAATGAAGAAATGATTTTTAAATTTCAGTCCAAAATTGTTGGGGGGGTAGTTCCTAAAGAATATATTCCAGCTATTGAAAAAGGGGCTTTTGAAAGATTGCAAACTGGCATTATTGCTGGTTATCCTATGATTAATGTAAAAGTTACATTGTTTGATGGTTCATATCATGATGTTGATTCAAACGAAAATGCTTTTAAGATTGCGTCTTCTATAGCAATTAAAGAAGGTGCTAAGAGGGCAGGTGCTATTTTACTTGAGCCAATTATGCTAGTAGAAGTTATAACTCCAGATAATTTTATGGGGGATGTAATGGGCGATTTAACACGTCGTCGGGGGTTGGTTCAGGGCATAGAGGATTCTCCATCTGGTATTATTATACGCGCTATGGTACCATTAGGTGAAATGTTTGGTTATGCTACTGATTTGCGTTCACAAACTCAAGGTCGTGCAAGTTATTCAATGGAGTTTGCCAAATATAATGAAGCACCATATAGTGTTGTTGAATCACTAATTAAAAATTAA
- the tuf gene encoding Elongation factor Tu yields MAKEIYNRNLPNISVGTIGHVDHGKTTLTAALTRVASEAFGGELRPFESIDNAPEERERGITISTAHVEYRSKIRHYAHIDCPGHADYVKNMITGAAQMDGAILVCSAADGPMPQTREHILLSRQVGVPYIVVFLNKADMVDDKELLELVEIEVRELLNNYDFPGDNTPVIIGSALMALEGRDENGMGTTAVSNLIKALDNYIPEPKRLIDKPFLMPIEDVFSISGRGTVVTGRIERGIVKNGDEVEIVGIKDTCKTTVTGVEMFRKLLDEGRAGENIGALLRGIKREEVMRGQILAKPGSITPHLKFEAEVYVLSKEEGGRHTPFFKGYRPQFYFRTTDVTGICEFPKGVEMVLPGDNVKMVISLIAPIAMEEGLRFAIREGGKTVGAGLVLNIIQ; encoded by the coding sequence GTGGCTAAAGAAATATATAATCGTAATCTTCCTAACATCAGTGTTGGGACTATAGGTCATGTAGACCATGGTAAAACTACATTAACTGCAGCATTAACTCGTGTTGCGTCTGAAGCTTTTGGTGGCGAATTGCGGCCATTTGAATCTATTGATAATGCTCCTGAAGAACGCGAACGTGGTATCACTATTTCAACAGCGCATGTTGAATATCGTTCTAAAATACGGCATTATGCTCATATTGACTGTCCAGGACATGCTGATTATGTAAAAAATATGATTACTGGCGCTGCGCAGATGGATGGTGCCATTTTAGTTTGTTCTGCTGCTGATGGTCCTATGCCGCAAACACGTGAACATATTTTGTTATCTAGACAGGTTGGAGTTCCCTATATTGTTGTATTTTTGAATAAGGCAGATATGGTGGATGATAAAGAGTTACTTGAATTAGTTGAAATAGAAGTACGTGAACTTTTAAATAATTATGATTTTCCAGGAGATAATACTCCAGTAATAATAGGATCTGCATTAATGGCTCTAGAAGGTAGAGATGAAAATGGTATGGGTACTACAGCTGTATCTAATTTGATTAAGGCTTTAGATAATTATATTCCAGAACCCAAAAGGTTGATTGATAAACCATTTCTTATGCCTATTGAAGATGTATTTTCAATATCTGGTAGGGGTACAGTGGTTACCGGGAGAATAGAGCGAGGTATAGTAAAAAATGGTGATGAAGTTGAAATAGTTGGAATTAAAGATACATGTAAAACAACTGTTACCGGAGTTGAAATGTTCAGAAAATTATTAGATGAAGGTAGAGCGGGTGAAAATATTGGAGCATTATTACGGGGTATAAAACGTGAGGAAGTTATGCGTGGGCAAATTCTTGCTAAGCCTGGGTCAATTACTCCCCATCTTAAATTTGAAGCAGAAGTTTATGTTCTTTCAAAAGAAGAAGGAGGTCGTCATACTCCATTTTTTAAAGGTTATCGGCCACAGTTTTATTTCCGTACTACTGATGTAACTGGTATATGCGAGTTTCCGAAAGGTGTTGAAATGGTTCTTCCTGGTGATAATGTTAAAATGGTAATTTCATTAATTGCTCCAATTGCAATGGAAGAAGGCTTACGGTTTGCTATTCGTGAAGGTGGTAAAACCGTTGGTGCTGGTTTAGTACTTAATATAATACAGTAA
- the rplC gene encoding 50S ribosomal protein L3: MIGLVGKKQGMTRIFKKNGIYVPVTVIAIEYNRIIKIKTLMSDGYSAIQVTIGSCKFKHLSKAILGKVKGIELGRSILEFNINEHDINNFNVGDNITASIFKIGEKLDVTGISKGKGFQGVVKRWNFRTQDMTHGNSLSHRAPGSIGQCQTPGRVFKGKKMSGHMGNKRITIQNLEIIDIDSNIILIKGAIPGAQGNNIIVRRTIKNSKVKAR; this comes from the coding sequence ATGATTGGTTTAGTGGGTAAAAAACAAGGAATGACTCGCATATTTAAAAAAAATGGTATTTATGTCCCTGTAACTGTTATTGCTATTGAATATAATAGAATTATAAAAATAAAAACATTAATGTCTGATGGATATAGTGCTATACAAGTTACAATTGGTTCATGTAAATTTAAGCATTTATCCAAAGCTATATTAGGTAAAGTTAAAGGTATTGAATTAGGTAGATCAATTTTAGAATTTAATATTAATGAACATGATATAAATAATTTTAATGTAGGTGATAATATTACTGCATCTATTTTTAAAATAGGTGAAAAATTAGATGTAACTGGAATATCTAAAGGAAAAGGATTTCAAGGTGTAGTTAAAAGATGGAATTTTCGTACACAAGATATGACTCATGGAAACTCATTGTCTCATAGAGCACCTGGTTCTATTGGTCAGTGTCAAACTCCTGGGCGTGTTTTTAAAGGTAAAAAAATGTCTGGTCACATGGGGAATAAACGTATAACGATACAGAATCTTGAAATAATCGATATTGATAGTAATATAATTCTTATAAAAGGAGCAATTCCAGGTGCTCAAGGTAACAATATAATTGTTCGTAGAACTATTAAAAATAGCAAAGTAAAGGCGCGTTAA
- the rplD gene encoding 50S ribosomal protein L4 — protein sequence MKLTSIDINSDFFEIYSLILSKSFNKPMIHQLITAYLSNNRQGSSAQKNRSDVRGGGKKPWRQKGSGRARVGTICSPLWRSGGVTFAARQQDHSKKMNSNMYRATIFSIFYELIHQNRLILINNFNIDLHQTKQFFINLQYIKSLIKIYKVLIITEFIERNIIFATRNIYNLSIIDLLSVNPVTLIKFDKVLITLQTWRKLEEYFI from the coding sequence ATGAAACTTACTAGTATAGACATTAATTCTGATTTTTTTGAAATATATAGTTTAATTTTATCCAAATCATTTAATAAACCTATGATTCATCAATTAATTACTGCTTATCTATCTAATAATAGACAAGGCAGCAGCGCCCAAAAAAATAGATCTGATGTACGTGGTGGTGGTAAAAAACCTTGGAGGCAAAAAGGGTCCGGAAGAGCACGTGTAGGCACTATTTGTTCTCCGCTTTGGAGGTCGGGTGGAGTTACATTTGCCGCTAGGCAACAAGACCATTCAAAAAAAATGAATAGTAATATGTATCGTGCTACCATTTTTTCTATTTTTTATGAATTGATTCATCAAAATAGGTTGATTTTAATAAATAATTTTAATATTGACCTACACCAAACTAAACAGTTTTTTATAAATTTACAATATATTAAAAGTTTAATTAAAATTTATAAGGTTTTAATTATAACAGAATTCATAGAACGAAATATCATTTTTGCTACGCGGAATATTTATAATTTGTCTATTATAGATTTATTATCAGTTAATCCTGTTACTTTAATTAAATTTGATAAAGTGCTTATAACATTACAGACATGGCGTAAGTTAGAGGAATATTTTATATGA
- the rpsJ gene encoding 30S ribosomal protein S10, which produces MQNKKLKIRLKSFDYHRIDNFAKVIINEIKSTGAKISGPIPLPTNIKKYTVLISPHVNKDARDQYEIRTHNRILYILSPTIKTIDILLKMDIHIGVYLQVNI; this is translated from the coding sequence TTGCAAAATAAAAAATTAAAAATTAGATTAAAATCATTTGACTATCATAGAATTGATAATTTTGCTAAAGTAATAATTAATGAAATTAAATCTACTGGTGCTAAAATTAGTGGACCAATTCCGCTGCCTACTAATATAAAAAAATATACTGTGCTTATTTCACCACATGTAAATAAAGATGCAAGAGATCAGTATGAAATACGCACACATAATCGTATTTTATATATTTTATCACCTACAATAAAAACAATAGATATTTTACTTAAGATGGATATACATATTGGCGTATATTTACAAGTGAATATTTAA
- the rpoC gene encoding DNA-directed RNA polymerase subunit beta', translating into MNIFKNANNKLKINFEKTKKFQKQLESFNYIKISLASPKIIESWSFGEIKTSDTINYRTLKPEHDGLFCTKIFGPVVDYECWCGKYNHKMFPTVICEKCNVEIIKAKSRRERMGHINLFTPVAHIWFIKSQPNMLSLLLNMSIFNIERVIYYESFIVLNPGITPLQKGQLLTNNQYSEARKEFNDEFEADMGAKAIKKLLIDINIDMEIFYLKKYESNLKNYNKLKVLQAFKESGNNPDWMILDVIPVLPPDLRPLLPLEGGRFANSDINDLYRNIIHRNNRLKKLFNIQSPDIIIKNEKRMLQEAVDALIDNGRNGRMVTNNKRPLKSIANLIKGKQGRFRQNLLGKRVDYSGRTVITVGPKLRLYQCGLPKKMALELFKPFVFSILQSYEKALTIQSAKKSFKLESKEVWDALKTVIKDHPIILNRAPTLHRLGIQAFEPVLIEEKAIKLHPLVCSAYNADFDGDQMAVHIPLTLEAQLEARTLLMSSNNLLSPANGTPIIVPSQDIVLGLYYMTHIKIHAKGEGLIFSNIDEIESALNTKKIDLHAIIKVRICEWRRNKNTGVLRKKCSIYQTTVGRALLFRLLPHGIEFELVNKPLKKKAISKLINAVYRRSGIKETVIISDKLMEIGFNLATFSGTTIGVDDLIIPNSKKSTIDYAENTIKNLNLQFNKGLITENEKYNKTIDVWLKTNETIAKNMMGGISKEIFINKEGINIQQYSFQNIFIIADSGARGSETQIRQIAGMRGLMAKPDGSIIETPIKANFREGLTVLEYFISTHGARKGLADTALKTANSGYLTRRLVDVSQDVVITEINCGSQSGLSMESIIDGSNVLVSLSDRVLGRVLSRDIVDSYNNVLIIKNTLIDETLCKKIDYLKIRKIWVRSILTCNTMYGACAMCYGRDLARGSLVNVGEPVGVIAAQSIGEPGTQLTMRTFHFGGAVSRSLIIDSITVKYGGIVKFNNIKLIYGVTNILVSRYSSISILDEEFNLEIEYYKVPYGAEIFVNDAEHIDSGRIIAKWDPYMHPIITEFSGKVKFVNMEEGVTISSIVYENTISIRILYEKNRPYLGSYKQPRIILLDKNDNPVMYYKSNIPVQYILPGGAIVLVINGLYINSGYILARIPIDLSVNKDITGGLTRVANIFEARRPQNAAILAEMSGTVTFGNEIKGKRNLIITPDKGDPYESLLPISRNLNVLEGEIVKKGEIISDGLLDPHDILRLLGISELSKHITNEIQEVYRLQGVSINDKHIEVIIRQMLSKVEIIDPGDSEFLKGEKIEFLKVIKKNLILKKNNMLPIKYNRIILGITKASLITESFISAASFQETTRILIDAALAGKCDYLKGLKENVIVGRLIPAGTGLMTHQKF; encoded by the coding sequence ATGAATATATTTAAAAATGCTAATAATAAATTAAAAATTAATTTTGAAAAGACTAAAAAATTTCAAAAACAACTGGAATCTTTTAATTATATTAAAATTTCTCTTGCATCTCCAAAGATTATAGAATCTTGGTCTTTTGGTGAAATTAAAACTTCAGATACTATTAACTATCGTACACTAAAACCTGAACACGATGGTCTTTTTTGTACAAAAATTTTTGGTCCAGTTGTAGACTATGAGTGTTGGTGTGGCAAATATAATCACAAAATGTTTCCAACTGTAATTTGTGAAAAATGTAATGTTGAAATTATAAAAGCAAAATCCCGTCGGGAACGTATGGGTCACATTAATTTATTTACTCCAGTTGCTCATATTTGGTTTATTAAATCGCAGCCTAATATGTTAAGTTTGTTATTAAATATGTCTATTTTTAATATAGAGCGTGTAATTTATTACGAATCTTTTATTGTTTTAAATCCAGGTATTACCCCCCTTCAAAAGGGCCAATTACTTACTAATAATCAATATTCCGAAGCACGTAAAGAGTTTAATGATGAATTTGAGGCTGATATGGGCGCTAAGGCTATAAAAAAATTACTTATTGATATTAACATAGATATGGAAATTTTTTATTTAAAAAAATATGAAAGTAATTTAAAAAATTATAATAAATTAAAAGTATTACAAGCATTTAAGGAATCTGGAAATAATCCAGATTGGATGATATTAGATGTAATACCAGTATTACCTCCAGATTTACGACCTTTATTACCATTAGAAGGGGGACGTTTTGCTAATTCTGATATTAATGATTTATATCGTAATATAATTCACCGTAATAATAGATTAAAAAAATTATTTAATATTCAATCTCCTGATATTATTATCAAAAATGAGAAACGCATGCTACAAGAGGCAGTTGACGCATTAATTGATAATGGTCGTAATGGTAGAATGGTTACTAATAATAAGCGTCCTTTAAAATCTATTGCTAACTTAATTAAAGGAAAACAAGGTAGGTTTAGACAAAATTTACTTGGTAAACGCGTTGATTATTCTGGTAGGACAGTTATTACTGTAGGTCCCAAGTTACGTTTATATCAGTGTGGTTTACCTAAAAAAATGGCTTTAGAACTTTTTAAACCTTTTGTTTTTTCAATATTACAAAGTTATGAAAAAGCTCTTACTATACAAAGTGCAAAAAAAAGTTTTAAACTTGAATCTAAAGAAGTTTGGGATGCTTTAAAAACTGTTATTAAAGACCATCCAATAATTTTAAATAGAGCTCCTACATTACATAGGTTGGGGATACAAGCTTTTGAGCCTGTATTAATAGAAGAAAAGGCAATAAAATTACATCCTTTAGTTTGTTCAGCTTATAATGCTGATTTTGACGGAGATCAGATGGCTGTACATATTCCACTAACATTAGAAGCACAACTTGAAGCAAGAACGTTACTGATGTCTAGCAATAATTTATTATCTCCAGCTAATGGAACTCCAATTATTGTTCCATCTCAAGATATTGTTTTGGGTTTATATTACATGACTCATATAAAAATTCATGCTAAAGGTGAAGGATTAATTTTTTCAAATATTGATGAAATTGAAAGCGCATTAAATACAAAAAAAATTGATTTACATGCTATTATAAAAGTTAGAATTTGTGAATGGAGGCGTAATAAGAACACAGGTGTTTTAAGGAAAAAGTGTTCTATTTATCAAACTACAGTTGGTAGAGCTTTGTTGTTTCGATTATTACCGCATGGAATAGAATTTGAATTAGTTAATAAACCGTTGAAAAAAAAAGCTATATCAAAACTTATTAATGCAGTATATAGACGTTCAGGTATTAAAGAAACTGTTATAATTTCAGATAAACTTATGGAAATTGGATTTAATTTAGCAACTTTTTCTGGTACAACTATTGGAGTGGATGATTTAATTATACCTAATTCTAAAAAATCAACAATTGATTATGCAGAAAATACAATTAAAAATCTTAACTTACAATTTAATAAAGGTTTAATAACTGAAAATGAAAAATATAATAAAACTATTGATGTTTGGTTAAAAACTAATGAAACCATTGCTAAGAACATGATGGGAGGCATTTCTAAAGAAATTTTTATTAATAAAGAAGGAATAAATATTCAACAATATTCATTCCAAAATATTTTTATTATTGCTGATTCAGGTGCACGGGGCTCTGAAACACAAATTCGTCAAATTGCTGGAATGCGAGGTTTAATGGCTAAACCAGACGGTTCAATTATTGAAACTCCTATAAAAGCAAATTTTAGAGAAGGATTGACTGTACTTGAGTATTTTATATCAACACATGGTGCACGTAAAGGATTAGCAGATACTGCATTAAAAACAGCAAATTCTGGTTATTTAACTAGGCGTCTTGTTGACGTATCCCAAGATGTAGTTATTACTGAAATTAATTGCGGGTCTCAATCAGGGTTAAGTATGGAATCAATAATTGACGGTAGTAATGTTCTTGTTTCTCTTTCAGATAGAGTTTTAGGTAGAGTTTTATCTCGTGATATAGTAGATTCATATAATAATGTATTAATAATAAAAAATACGTTAATAGATGAAACGTTGTGTAAAAAAATTGATTATCTTAAAATAAGGAAAATTTGGGTACGTAGCATTCTTACTTGCAACACAATGTATGGTGCATGTGCTATGTGTTATGGGCGTGATTTAGCCAGGGGATCTTTGGTAAATGTTGGTGAACCAGTTGGTGTTATAGCAGCTCAATCAATTGGTGAACCAGGAACCCAATTGACAATGCGTACTTTTCATTTTGGGGGAGCTGTATCACGTTCTTTGATTATAGATTCAATTACTGTAAAATATGGTGGAATAGTTAAATTTAATAATATTAAATTAATATACGGGGTAACTAATATATTAGTTTCTAGATATAGTTCCATATCAATATTAGATGAAGAATTTAATTTAGAAATTGAATATTATAAAGTACCTTACGGGGCAGAAATTTTTGTGAATGATGCAGAACATATTGATTCAGGAAGAATTATCGCAAAATGGGATCCTTATATGCATCCTATAATTACTGAATTTTCAGGTAAAGTTAAATTTGTAAATATGGAAGAGGGTGTGACAATATCAAGTATTGTTTATGAAAACACTATATCTATAAGAATTCTATACGAAAAAAATAGACCATATTTAGGATCTTATAAGCAGCCAAGGATTATATTGCTAGATAAAAATGATAATCCCGTGATGTATTATAAATCTAATATACCAGTTCAATATATATTACCTGGAGGTGCTATTGTATTAGTAATTAATGGCTTATATATTAATTCAGGATATATATTAGCACGTATTCCCATAGACTTATCTGTTAATAAAGATATTACTGGGGGTTTAACCCGTGTGGCAAATATATTTGAGGCACGTAGACCACAAAATGCAGCTATTTTAGCTGAAATGTCAGGTACTGTTACTTTTGGAAATGAAATAAAAGGTAAGCGTAATTTAATAATAACCCCAGATAAAGGTGACCCGTATGAAAGTTTACTACCTATATCGCGTAATCTAAATGTATTAGAAGGAGAAATAGTAAAAAAAGGAGAAATAATTTCAGATGGATTACTTGATCCTCACGATATTTTACGTTTATTAGGTATTTCAGAATTATCTAAACATATTACAAATGAAATCCAAGAGGTATATAGATTACAAGGTGTAAGTATTAATGATAAACATATAGAAGTTATTATACGTCAAATGTTGAGTAAAGTAGAAATTATTGATCCAGGAGATAGCGAATTTTTAAAAGGTGAAAAAATTGAATTTTTAAAAGTTATAAAAAAAAATCTTATACTTAAAAAAAACAACATGTTACCTATAAAATATAATAGAATTATATTGGGGATTACAAAAGCTTCTCTTATAACAGAATCATTTATATCTGCGGCTTCCTTTCAAGAAACAACAAGAATATTAATTGATGCTGCACTTGCTGGTAAGTGTGATTATTTAAAAGGATTAAAGGAGAATGTTATAGTAGGAAGATTAATTCCTGCTGGTACAGGTCTTATGACTCACCAAAAATTTTAA